From a region of the Paenibacillus segetis genome:
- the bshC gene encoding bacillithiol biosynthesis cysteine-adding enzyme BshC, whose translation MNVAHKPLISGQPLAEALIRDFPSVGHLYESNPLDKGEWSKRCMWLDSSEHLRVQRAALVSRLREYNLVHNPNEAVMESLNKLEQPGTTVIVGGQQSGLFSGPLLVIYKAVSIIKAAEHTSTVLGRPVVPVFWIAGEDHDWDEVNHTYLLSSDMQISRIRVLKEEEKRSPVSMTDVNQEDWKTAIDELECLLPDSEFKIGLMEHLRQIAADSSTLSEGFAKLMGTWFGKYGLVLLDSADPYLRKLEVPVFQTIINRNDELEAAYKTAAEDIVRLGGTPQADVADGGANLFYIHEGERLLLFKRDGHFADRKGKISFTKEELLSELTSHPERFSNNVLTRPLMQDSLLPVLGSVLGAGEIAYWGLTRRAFDLLGLKMPILLPRMSFTVVEGTLQKQMEKYKLTWEDVKDRDIFRNKRESWLVAQDKVQLDSRFDEIKSTFGGLYEPLIDELGGIQNGLLKLGNANKDKILDQIEYLRGRAKDALEKANEVGLRHFERIELSLFPQHKPQERVYNVFYYLNRYGMEWIDDLMEIPYDIEGNHRVIYL comes from the coding sequence ATGAATGTTGCCCATAAACCATTAATATCCGGTCAGCCGTTGGCGGAAGCCCTAATTCGGGATTTTCCCTCGGTAGGACATTTATATGAAAGTAATCCTCTTGATAAAGGGGAATGGTCGAAACGATGTATGTGGCTGGACAGCAGTGAACATTTACGTGTCCAGCGAGCGGCGCTAGTAAGCCGTTTGCGGGAATACAACCTGGTACATAATCCTAATGAGGCAGTGATGGAGTCGCTGAATAAATTAGAGCAGCCAGGGACTACTGTCATCGTTGGAGGACAACAAAGCGGTCTGTTCTCAGGTCCATTGCTTGTTATTTATAAAGCTGTGAGCATCATTAAAGCAGCAGAACATACCTCAACTGTATTGGGACGACCGGTTGTTCCGGTATTCTGGATTGCAGGAGAAGACCATGATTGGGATGAAGTGAATCATACGTATTTGTTATCTTCTGACATGCAGATCAGCCGAATTCGTGTTCTTAAAGAGGAAGAGAAACGTTCGCCTGTTAGTATGACGGATGTCAATCAGGAAGATTGGAAGACGGCTATTGATGAGTTAGAGTGTTTGTTACCGGATAGCGAATTTAAAATCGGACTCATGGAGCATTTGAGACAGATTGCTGCGGATTCATCAACTTTAAGTGAAGGTTTCGCAAAGCTGATGGGAACCTGGTTTGGTAAGTATGGATTAGTTTTATTAGATTCTGCTGATCCTTATTTAAGAAAACTTGAAGTTCCGGTGTTCCAGACTATCATTAATAGAAATGATGAGCTAGAGGCCGCTTATAAAACTGCCGCTGAGGACATTGTTAGGCTTGGTGGCACACCTCAAGCCGATGTAGCTGATGGTGGAGCAAATCTGTTTTACATTCACGAGGGTGAGCGCCTACTTCTATTTAAACGAGATGGTCATTTCGCTGATCGTAAAGGGAAAATTTCTTTTACTAAGGAAGAACTTCTTTCCGAATTGACTTCACATCCAGAGCGTTTCAGCAACAACGTGTTGACTCGTCCTCTCATGCAGGATAGCCTGCTGCCTGTGTTAGGTTCCGTGCTGGGTGCTGGAGAGATCGCATACTGGGGACTGACTCGCAGAGCATTTGACCTATTGGGACTCAAAATGCCGATTTTACTCCCGCGTATGTCTTTTACGGTTGTAGAGGGTACACTGCAGAAGCAAATGGAGAAGTATAAGCTTACTTGGGAAGACGTAAAGGACCGAGATATTTTCCGAAATAAACGGGAGTCTTGGCTCGTTGCACAGGATAAGGTACAGCTGGACTCGCGCTTTGACGAGATCAAATCAACTTTTGGTGGGTTATATGAACCATTAATTGATGAACTTGGCGGTATTCAAAATGGACTTTTGAAATTAGGCAATGCGAATAAGGATAAAATACTGGATCAGATCGAATATTTACGGGGGCGGGCTAAAGACGCCTTGGAGAAAGCTAATGAAGTAGGTTTGCGACATTTTGAACGGATTGAACTCTCGCTGTTCCCTCAGCATAAACCACAAGAGAGAGTGTATAATGTTTTCTATTATTTGAACCGTTACGGAATGGAATGGATCGATGATCTGATGGAGATTCCGTATGACATAGAGGGGAATCACAGAGTTATCTACTTGTAG
- a CDS encoding RsfA family transcriptional regulator — MTAVRQDAWSTEDDLILAEVTLRHIREGSTQLTAFEEVGERIGRTAAACGFRWNSCIRKKYDAAIGIAKAQRQKRNYLKKQGSIAGNSAIASLASVELEEGIYRSEGVTEETISIDAVIRFLRGWKNTVQETNRHMKSLEKELREREEELDLLRKHNTRLSAQVNEVQTDYRVVNDDYKALIQIMDRARRLAFLNEEEDESKTRFKMDANGNLERIE; from the coding sequence ATGACAGCTGTGAGACAAGATGCTTGGAGTACGGAAGATGATTTGATATTGGCAGAAGTAACCTTGCGGCATATACGAGAGGGTAGTACACAACTTACTGCGTTTGAAGAAGTAGGTGAACGAATCGGTAGGACTGCCGCAGCCTGTGGTTTCCGCTGGAACAGTTGTATTCGTAAAAAATATGACGCTGCTATCGGGATCGCTAAGGCACAAAGACAAAAACGTAATTATCTAAAGAAACAAGGCTCAATCGCGGGCAATTCGGCAATCGCTTCCTTAGCTTCGGTTGAACTGGAAGAAGGAATCTATAGAAGTGAAGGGGTAACGGAAGAAACGATTTCCATCGATGCTGTTATCCGGTTTTTGCGGGGATGGAAGAATACAGTGCAAGAAACGAATCGGCATATGAAATCTTTAGAGAAAGAATTGCGTGAGAGGGAAGAGGAGCTAGACCTACTACGCAAACATAATACTAGGCTATCGGCTCAAGTGAACGAAGTGCAGACGGATTATAGGGTTGTTAATGACGACTATAAAGCGCTAATTCAAATTATGGACCGGGCTCGCCGTCTTGCTTTTCTGAATGAAGAGGAAGATGAATCAAAGACAAGATTTAAGATGGATGCAAATGGTAACTTAGAACGAATTGAATAG
- a CDS encoding ABC transporter permease, which produces MARYIANKLFYTLISLFILISATFFLMKAIPGDPFMSEKKVPQAIQERLYEQYGLDKPVYQQYFKYLGDIVQGDFGISMKKINQDVSSIIGQTFAASLKLGLVAIVVSLIVGVLLGLLAALYHRRMIDNIAMVVAVLGIAVPSFVIASILQYIFSTKLHMFPTMGFKGPMYYVLPVAALSAQPIAFIARLTRSSMLEVLNADYIKTARAKGLRWYAILFKHVIRNGILPVVTYLGPMTANIVTGSVVIEQIFGIGGIGKQFVQAINVRDYPVIMGITIFYGALLMLARFLTDVSYVFVDPRIKLSGGRED; this is translated from the coding sequence ATGGCACGTTATATTGCAAACAAACTGTTCTATACTTTGATATCGCTGTTTATCTTGATCTCTGCCACCTTCTTTCTTATGAAAGCAATACCAGGTGACCCTTTTATGTCGGAGAAGAAAGTTCCGCAAGCGATTCAAGAGCGTCTATACGAACAATATGGACTCGATAAGCCCGTTTACCAGCAGTACTTTAAGTATCTGGGGGATATCGTACAAGGTGATTTTGGTATTTCGATGAAGAAGATTAACCAGGATGTATCCAGTATTATCGGACAAACCTTTGCTGCTTCACTGAAACTAGGGCTTGTAGCGATTGTTGTTTCTCTGATTGTTGGTGTTCTTCTTGGGCTCTTGGCAGCACTGTATCATCGTAGGATGATCGATAATATAGCGATGGTAGTCGCGGTACTTGGGATCGCGGTTCCCAGCTTTGTCATAGCAAGTATACTTCAATATATATTCTCCACTAAGCTACACATGTTCCCGACAATGGGCTTTAAAGGCCCAATGTATTATGTTCTTCCTGTTGCGGCCCTTTCGGCACAACCAATTGCTTTTATTGCTCGTCTAACACGTTCAAGCATGCTTGAAGTATTGAATGCGGATTATATCAAGACAGCGCGAGCTAAGGGTTTGCGTTGGTACGCAATCTTGTTCAAGCACGTCATTCGCAACGGTATTCTTCCTGTAGTCACCTATTTAGGTCCAATGACTGCAAATATCGTTACGGGTTCCGTCGTTATCGAGCAAATATTCGGTATTGGTGGTATAGGTAAGCAGTTTGTTCAGGCTATTAATGTTCGTGATTATCCTGTCATTATGGGAATTACGATCTTTTATGGGGCACTATTGATGTTAGCTCGTTTCCTGACGGACGTTTCTTACGTATTTGTTGATCCGCGTATCAAACTTAGTGGTGGAAGGGAGGACTAA
- a CDS encoding adenosylhomocysteinase translates to MSSQSIQNSIVTDLKLAPEGHLKIDWVEAHMPVLGRIRKQFEAEQPFKGLKVTISLHLEAKTAYLAKVVQAGGAEVTITGSNPLSTQDDVCAALVEDGVTVFAKYNPEPAEYKELIVRALENKPDLIIDDGGDLVGILHSERPDLLENIRGGAEETTTGILRLKAMDKENQLKFPMVAVNDAYCKYLFDNRYGTGQSVWDGINRTTNLVVAGKTVVVVGYGWCGKGVAMRAKGLGANVIVTEIDAIRAVEAYMDGFKVMPMMEAAKLGEFFVTVTGNRDVIRGEHYDVMKDGAILSNAGHFDVEFNKPELKERSSSVRTVRRNIEEYQLNDGRKIYVLAEGRLVNLAAGDGHPAEIMDMTFALQALSLKYVNEQYESIGKTVVNVPYELDEQVARYKLESLGLGIDVLTEEQRVYLDSWQE, encoded by the coding sequence ATGAGTTCACAGTCTATTCAGAACAGTATTGTCACGGATTTGAAGTTGGCTCCAGAAGGACATTTGAAGATCGACTGGGTAGAAGCCCATATGCCGGTACTTGGACGTATCCGCAAACAATTTGAAGCTGAACAACCGTTTAAAGGCTTGAAAGTAACTATTTCACTTCATCTTGAAGCAAAAACGGCTTATTTAGCCAAAGTTGTTCAAGCTGGTGGAGCTGAAGTGACGATTACGGGAAGTAACCCGCTATCCACTCAGGACGATGTTTGTGCGGCTCTTGTGGAAGACGGAGTAACTGTATTTGCGAAATACAATCCAGAACCTGCGGAGTATAAAGAACTCATAGTTCGTGCCCTGGAGAACAAACCAGATCTAATTATCGATGATGGTGGAGATTTGGTTGGCATCTTGCATTCTGAACGTCCTGACTTGTTGGAGAATATCCGCGGTGGAGCTGAGGAGACAACAACGGGGATCCTGCGTTTGAAAGCGATGGATAAAGAGAACCAGCTGAAATTCCCAATGGTCGCTGTAAACGATGCCTATTGTAAATATTTGTTCGATAACCGTTATGGTACTGGGCAATCGGTATGGGACGGTATCAATCGTACAACCAATCTAGTTGTAGCAGGTAAAACAGTCGTTGTCGTTGGATACGGTTGGTGCGGTAAAGGTGTAGCTATGCGAGCAAAAGGGTTAGGCGCTAACGTTATCGTCACTGAAATCGATGCCATCAGAGCAGTTGAAGCTTACATGGATGGTTTCAAAGTTATGCCGATGATGGAAGCAGCCAAATTAGGAGAGTTCTTCGTAACCGTAACAGGTAATCGTGATGTTATTCGTGGTGAGCACTACGATGTAATGAAGGACGGCGCGATTTTGTCGAATGCAGGTCATTTTGATGTAGAATTCAATAAACCGGAACTAAAGGAACGTTCAAGCTCTGTTCGTACGGTACGCCGTAATATTGAGGAATATCAACTGAATGATGGCCGTAAGATATACGTACTTGCAGAGGGGCGGTTAGTTAACCTTGCAGCTGGTGATGGTCACCCCGCTGAGATTATGGACATGACCTTTGCTTTGCAGGCATTGTCATTGAAATATGTAAATGAACAATATGAATCCATTGGCAAAACCGTAGTAAATGTACCTTACGAGTTGGATGAACAAGTAGCACGTTATAAACTAGAGAGCCTTGGTCTCGGTATTGATGTCCTAACAGAGGAACAACGGGTGTATCTGGATAGCTGGCAGGAGTAG
- a CDS encoding DUF2626 domain-containing protein: MARMFRVLGFFTLVIGLMAFAGDLIEMALLFFLQTAFFVLFGYLKFTERTYILLFWGYMIVAFTGFSYWTIFQMGLPL; this comes from the coding sequence GTGGCACGCATGTTCCGCGTCCTTGGTTTTTTCACACTCGTCATTGGTCTCATGGCCTTCGCAGGTGACTTAATTGAAATGGCCCTGTTATTTTTCTTACAAACAGCTTTTTTCGTTCTTTTTGGATACCTAAAGTTTACAGAGAGAACCTATATCCTGCTATTCTGGGGATACATGATTGTTGCATTTACAGGCTTTAGCTATTGGACGATTTTTCAAATGGGCTTACCGCTCTAA
- a CDS encoding ABC transporter ATP-binding protein — protein MEPILQIKDLHVSFQVKGGEVKAVRGMNFEVGKGETVAIVGESGSGKSVTAQTIMRLIPSPPSKITKGEILFQGQDILKKSMREIEAIRGKDIGMIFQDPMTSLNPTIKVGKQITEVLIKHQKMSAGEAKEAAIEMLKLVGIKNAEARFYQYPHEFSGGMRQRVMIAIALACRPALLIADEPTTALDVTIQAQIMEVMKEMQERLGTSIILITHDLGVVAGMCDRVIVMYAGEVVETGDKWEIFKNPQHPYTKGLLRSMPRLDQKKGEPLIPIIGTPPDLIKPPIGCPFAARCDQAMAICERIDPAATKFSETHTARCWDLHPMAKEGQSS, from the coding sequence ATGGAGCCGATTTTACAAATCAAAGATTTGCATGTCTCCTTTCAAGTTAAAGGTGGAGAAGTGAAGGCCGTTCGTGGCATGAATTTCGAAGTTGGGAAAGGGGAGACGGTTGCGATCGTCGGTGAATCCGGAAGCGGCAAAAGCGTTACTGCCCAAACGATCATGCGTCTGATTCCGTCCCCTCCAAGTAAAATCACTAAAGGTGAGATACTGTTCCAAGGGCAGGACATTTTGAAGAAGAGTATGAGAGAGATTGAAGCTATTCGCGGTAAAGATATTGGTATGATATTTCAAGATCCGATGACTTCTTTGAATCCTACGATTAAAGTGGGTAAACAAATAACTGAAGTACTAATCAAACATCAGAAAATGTCAGCGGGCGAAGCGAAAGAAGCAGCGATTGAAATGTTGAAGCTTGTTGGTATTAAAAACGCTGAAGCCCGTTTTTATCAATATCCGCATGAGTTCTCCGGTGGTATGCGTCAACGTGTTATGATTGCGATCGCTCTTGCTTGTCGTCCGGCACTACTTATTGCCGATGAACCTACAACAGCACTCGATGTAACCATTCAAGCTCAGATTATGGAAGTTATGAAGGAAATGCAAGAACGTCTCGGTACATCCATTATTCTGATTACTCATGATTTGGGTGTTGTAGCTGGTATGTGTGACCGCGTCATCGTTATGTATGCAGGTGAAGTGGTAGAAACCGGTGACAAATGGGAGATTTTCAAAAATCCTCAGCATCCTTACACGAAGGGATTACTTCGTTCTATGCCACGATTGGATCAGAAGAAAGGCGAGCCGCTAATTCCGATTATCGGTACACCGCCTGATTTGATCAAACCACCAATCGGTTGTCCATTCGCCGCTCGTTGTGATCAGGCGATGGCAATCTGTGAGAGAATAGATCCTGCTGCTACTAAGTTTAGCGAAACGCACACTGCGCGTTGTTGGGATCTACATCCGATGGCGAAGGAGGGGCAATCTTCATGA
- a CDS encoding ABC transporter ATP-binding protein: MSENLIEVSGLKKYFDVGGGNVLKAVNDISFSIAKGETLGLVGESGCGKSTAGRTVLRLYEPTAGSVKFEGTDIYKLSPSKMKAMRRDMQMIFQDPYASLNPRFTVTDIIGEALDIHGMAGSKKERKKRVEDLLDMVGLNPDHATRYPHEFSGGQRQRIGIARALAVNPKFIICDEPISALDVSIQAQVVNLLKDLQNRLGLTYLFIAHDLSMVKHISDRVAVMYLGRIVELAESEELYANPMHPYTKTLLSAIPIPDPEIEANKKRLILEDNSSGPIGSAKGDSSDGGAFDLENSELVEVSKGHWVSMPKK; this comes from the coding sequence ATGAGCGAAAACTTGATTGAAGTATCAGGCCTCAAGAAATATTTCGACGTGGGCGGAGGCAATGTACTAAAAGCTGTCAACGATATTAGCTTCTCCATTGCCAAAGGTGAAACCTTAGGTCTTGTAGGTGAGTCTGGTTGCGGTAAATCTACTGCGGGACGTACGGTGCTTCGCTTGTATGAACCTACAGCTGGTAGTGTCAAGTTTGAAGGAACAGATATCTACAAGCTGTCCCCTTCAAAAATGAAGGCAATGCGCCGTGATATGCAAATGATATTTCAAGATCCATACGCTTCACTTAATCCGCGGTTTACGGTAACCGATATTATCGGTGAAGCACTTGATATTCATGGCATGGCTGGGTCTAAGAAAGAGCGGAAAAAACGTGTAGAAGATTTGCTAGATATGGTTGGACTTAATCCAGACCACGCCACTCGTTATCCGCATGAGTTCTCTGGTGGTCAACGTCAACGTATCGGTATAGCGCGTGCGTTAGCTGTAAATCCTAAATTCATTATTTGTGACGAACCGATTTCTGCCCTTGACGTATCTATTCAGGCGCAGGTGGTAAACTTACTGAAGGATTTACAGAATCGTCTTGGATTGACCTATTTATTTATCGCACATGATCTTTCCATGGTTAAACATATTAGTGATCGTGTTGCTGTAATGTACTTGGGTCGGATTGTTGAGCTTGCTGAAAGCGAAGAGCTTTACGCTAACCCAATGCACCCATATACCAAAACACTTCTTTCGGCGATTCCAATTCCAGATCCGGAGATTGAAGCGAACAAGAAGCGTCTAATCCTTGAGGATAATTCCAGTGGTCCAATTGGCTCGGCAAAAGGAGACTCATCGGATGGTGGTGCCTTCGACCTAGAGAACTCGGAACTTGTGGAAGTGTCCAAAGGTCATTGGGTATCCATGCCTAAAAAATAG
- a CDS encoding DUF3397 domain-containing protein, which produces MGLVVTPFIVLSIMPVIPFLLVYFIHYHLKRDKKVAIKLAMDVTTFFLIFSVSALFNNVFNSGFGIYLIVLILLIIGGLIGGAQNRLKGKVNVRKLLRVVWRLAFAGTGVAYVVLFLIGFIAAILHI; this is translated from the coding sequence ATGGGTCTTGTAGTTACTCCTTTTATTGTTCTGTCTATTATGCCCGTTATCCCTTTTTTGTTGGTCTATTTCATTCATTACCATCTGAAACGGGACAAGAAGGTCGCTATAAAGCTTGCGATGGATGTGACAACGTTTTTTCTGATTTTTTCGGTATCCGCTTTGTTCAATAACGTATTTAATTCGGGTTTTGGTATTTATCTTATCGTACTCATTCTGCTGATTATTGGTGGTTTAATCGGTGGTGCGCAGAATCGTCTAAAAGGAAAAGTGAATGTAAGAAAACTGCTTAGAGTTGTATGGAGGTTAGCATTTGCGGGCACAGGTGTGGCGTACGTGGTTTTATTTTTAATCGGTTTTATTGCAGCTATATTACATATTTAG
- a CDS encoding ABC transporter permease, translated as MSSPVDLKPEDFRKIGMDEKQAEVIQRESLSAWRDAWQRLRMNKMAMAALVVLGLITLAAIVGPWISKYNYYSNDLLNTNQKPSLEHWFGTDDLGRDMFVRTWYGARISLIVGLAAAMIDLFIGVIYGGIMGYFGGRVDNIMNKFSEILYAIPYLLVTILLLVVMEPSLPTIILALTITGWINMSWIVRGEIMQLKGREFVLASRSMGAGWGRLLFRHLLPNAMGPIIVTVTLSVPNAIFAEAFLSFLGLGVQAPVASLGSMINDALTGWLYYPWRMLFPAILISLIMLSFNIFGDGLRDALDPKLKK; from the coding sequence ATGTCATCGCCAGTTGATCTGAAGCCTGAAGATTTCAGAAAGATTGGGATGGACGAGAAGCAAGCCGAAGTCATCCAACGTGAAAGTTTATCAGCTTGGCGTGATGCTTGGCAAAGGCTACGTATGAACAAGATGGCTATGGCAGCACTTGTTGTTCTAGGGCTGATTACGCTAGCGGCGATAGTCGGACCTTGGATTTCGAAATATAATTACTATTCCAATGATTTGCTCAATACGAATCAAAAGCCCTCTCTTGAGCACTGGTTTGGAACGGATGATTTAGGAAGAGATATGTTTGTCCGTACATGGTATGGGGCGCGAATTTCCTTAATTGTTGGTTTGGCTGCCGCAATGATCGATTTATTTATCGGTGTTATTTATGGAGGTATCATGGGATACTTCGGCGGTCGAGTAGACAATATTATGAATAAATTTTCTGAAATTTTATATGCAATTCCATATCTACTTGTAACGATTTTGTTGCTTGTTGTTATGGAACCAAGCTTACCAACGATTATTTTGGCTCTAACCATTACAGGTTGGATTAACATGTCCTGGATTGTACGGGGCGAGATTATGCAGCTTAAAGGTCGGGAGTTTGTTCTAGCTTCGCGTTCCATGGGTGCAGGTTGGGGTAGATTGTTATTCCGTCACTTGTTACCAAATGCCATGGGACCCATTATCGTAACCGTAACATTGTCTGTACCAAATGCGATATTTGCTGAGGCCTTCTTGAGTTTCCTAGGTCTGGGTGTACAGGCACCAGTTGCTTCTCTAGGTTCTATGATTAATGATGCACTTACAGGTTGGTTGTATTATCCATGGCGGATGTTGTTCCCAGCCATACTAATCAGCTTAATTATGCTTTCGTTTAATATATTCGGCGATGGTCTACGTGACGCGCTTGATCCAAAACTGAAGAAATAG
- a CDS encoding peptide ABC transporter substrate-binding protein, translating into MKKNKSLLLLLTLVLAVGTLLSACGSNDKGNSANGGTNAGSNGNVEEVLAADQTLRINLAAEPPTFDPAQAQDSQAHTVLNMMYEGLTRMDESGQPIPAAAEKWEIDGTTYTFHLRQGATWSNGDPVTANDFVFAWERVLSPNTTPAAPYAYQLYYIENAQAFNEGTIKDFSEVGVKAIDDNTLEVKLAAPTPYFLGLTSFYTYFPVHQSVKEDPKWAVNKDKMIVNGPFTLQTWTKGQEIVVAKNDKYWDNESIKLTSIVMSLVDSGATELTSYRNGELDRAGQPNGEIPTDQIPIVKNELKDEFNSKGIASMYFYQFNVTAKPFDNAKIRKAFAMAISRQDLVDKVTLGGQIPAYGFVPPGIAGADGEFRTEHKDSEYFQENYDEAKKLLEEGMKEEGYTKLPEVTLIYNTSEGHKKIALAIADMWKNNLGVDVKTENQEWGVYLENRRNLNYQVARGGWTADYSDPMSFLDLWTSTSGNNDIGFKNEEFDKLIAEAKATDDVKLRDDNFAKAETLLIKDNMAVMPLYYYTNVSLVKPYLKNVIVDYSGAVEYSRAYLLEH; encoded by the coding sequence ATGAAGAAGAATAAAAGTTTATTGCTTTTGTTGACTCTTGTTCTTGCGGTCGGCACGCTGCTCTCAGCTTGTGGATCTAATGACAAGGGTAATTCAGCAAACGGTGGCACAAATGCAGGAAGTAATGGCAATGTCGAGGAAGTATTGGCGGCTGACCAAACACTCAGAATTAACTTGGCTGCAGAACCACCAACATTTGATCCTGCTCAAGCACAAGACAGTCAAGCTCATACAGTACTCAATATGATGTATGAAGGTCTTACACGTATGGACGAATCTGGTCAACCGATTCCTGCAGCAGCAGAGAAATGGGAAATAGATGGAACAACTTATACGTTCCACCTTCGTCAAGGTGCAACTTGGAGTAATGGTGATCCTGTAACAGCGAACGATTTCGTATTTGCATGGGAACGCGTTCTCAGTCCTAATACAACTCCAGCAGCTCCTTATGCTTATCAATTGTATTATATTGAAAATGCTCAAGCCTTCAATGAAGGAACAATTAAAGATTTTAGTGAAGTAGGCGTTAAAGCAATTGATGATAACACGTTGGAAGTTAAACTTGCTGCTCCAACACCTTATTTCTTGGGACTAACTTCTTTCTATACGTACTTCCCAGTACATCAATCGGTTAAAGAAGATCCTAAATGGGCAGTTAATAAAGATAAAATGATCGTAAATGGACCATTTACTCTACAAACTTGGACTAAAGGTCAAGAAATTGTAGTAGCTAAGAATGACAAATACTGGGACAACGAAAGCATTAAGTTGACTAGTATCGTTATGTCTTTAGTTGACAGTGGTGCTACTGAACTTACCAGTTACAGAAATGGTGAATTGGATCGTGCGGGTCAACCAAACGGCGAAATCCCAACGGACCAAATTCCAATTGTAAAAAATGAACTTAAAGATGAATTCAATTCTAAAGGTATTGCTAGTATGTATTTTTATCAATTTAACGTAACAGCTAAGCCTTTTGATAACGCGAAGATTCGTAAAGCATTCGCAATGGCGATTAGTCGTCAAGACCTTGTAGACAAGGTAACCTTGGGTGGTCAAATTCCTGCCTATGGTTTTGTACCTCCAGGTATTGCTGGTGCAGACGGTGAATTCCGTACTGAGCATAAGGACAGCGAATATTTCCAAGAAAACTATGACGAAGCTAAAAAGCTTCTTGAAGAAGGTATGAAGGAAGAAGGTTACACTAAACTTCCTGAAGTTACATTGATCTATAACACAAGTGAAGGCCATAAGAAAATTGCATTGGCTATTGCTGATATGTGGAAAAACAACCTTGGTGTTGATGTGAAAACAGAAAACCAAGAGTGGGGCGTTTATTTGGAAAACCGTCGTAACTTGAACTATCAAGTTGCTCGTGGTGGATGGACTGCGGATTACAGTGATCCGATGTCATTCTTGGATCTATGGACTTCCACAAGCGGAAACAACGATATTGGCTTTAAGAATGAAGAGTTTGATAAATTGATCGCTGAGGCTAAGGCTACTGACGACGTTAAATTGCGTGATGATAACTTTGCCAAAGCAGAGACTCTCCTTATTAAAGACAACATGGCAGTAATGCCGTTGTACTACTATACAAATGTTTCACTTGTGAAACCTTATTTGAAAAATGTAATTGTTGACTATAGCGGTGCAGTTGAATACTCTCGTGCATACCTACTAGAACATTAA
- a CDS encoding ketopantoate reductase family protein: MKFEIVGAGALGLLFGAKLVEAGHEVTFWTRTLEQAELLIKDGISLGEKGGHPKVINSNKFCVYQGQAELALRKNQAADWVFITTKQRHIDEELLTLIKTLHGPKSETVCFQNGIGHLKKISMLLDGKEIHAAVTTEGATRIGAQSVIRSGVGKTTIGVVGRSSHTHLQNDENLELNGVINGESLVKILVNAGFPAFLSKDIDREIFRKLMINAVINPLTALWRIPNGELLDTDERRDLLRQLCVEGEAIYRANGILYDPALYEQILEVCRSTASNVSSMLNDVLQGAPTEVDFINGRLVEMARSKGVPAPGHEMVWRLIRGLTSTDQVRK; the protein is encoded by the coding sequence ATGAAATTCGAGATTGTTGGAGCGGGAGCGTTAGGCTTACTTTTTGGAGCGAAACTTGTAGAGGCGGGTCATGAAGTTACTTTTTGGACAAGAACATTAGAGCAAGCAGAACTGCTGATAAAAGATGGTATTTCGCTGGGGGAAAAAGGTGGTCATCCCAAAGTGATTAATTCTAATAAATTCTGCGTATACCAAGGCCAAGCAGAGTTAGCTTTGCGTAAGAACCAAGCAGCAGATTGGGTATTCATCACAACAAAACAACGGCATATTGATGAAGAATTATTAACTTTGATTAAGACGCTACACGGACCAAAATCAGAGACGGTTTGTTTTCAAAATGGGATAGGTCATCTTAAAAAAATATCCATGTTATTAGATGGAAAAGAAATACATGCAGCAGTTACAACTGAAGGGGCCACACGAATCGGTGCTCAAAGTGTAATTCGATCAGGAGTAGGGAAGACGACAATAGGAGTTGTTGGACGCAGTAGTCATACCCATCTCCAAAATGATGAAAATCTGGAACTGAACGGGGTCATAAACGGAGAAAGTTTAGTAAAAATCCTAGTAAATGCAGGATTCCCCGCCTTTTTGTCGAAAGACATCGATAGGGAAATTTTTAGGAAACTAATGATTAATGCGGTGATCAATCCATTGACTGCATTATGGAGAATTCCTAACGGTGAATTATTGGATACTGACGAGCGAAGAGACTTGCTCAGACAGCTTTGTGTTGAAGGCGAAGCTATTTACCGGGCAAACGGCATATTATATGATCCTGCTTTATACGAGCAAATATTAGAGGTGTGCCGCTCCACTGCAAGTAATGTTTCTTCGATGCTAAATGATGTCCTTCAAGGCGCGCCAACTGAGGTGGATTTTATCAATGGCCGCTTGGTAGAAATGGCCCGTTCAAAAGGTGTTCCTGCACCAGGACATGAAATGGTATGGCGGTTAATTCGAGGCTTAACATCAACAGATCAAGTTAGAAAATAG